In the Paenibacillus pabuli genome, one interval contains:
- a CDS encoding flavin reductase family protein, translating to MYTLNPNDLTSRDNYKLMSGSVVPRPIAFVTTLSEDGSVVNAAPFSFFNVVSSDPPLLSISINRKDGVMKDTARNAITGQELVVHICDESIVNEMNETAALLEPHESELERTNLTTVSSSVVTVPGIQEALIRMECRLYQHIPISNDEGKPVTDLLLVRIVQYHFNEKVYDPAHHYILMDHLKPVSRLAGNDYAKLGERFTVVRPV from the coding sequence ATGTATACATTGAATCCAAATGATCTGACGAGCAGGGATAATTATAAACTGATGAGTGGTTCGGTCGTGCCGCGCCCGATTGCTTTTGTCACAACCCTCTCAGAGGACGGCAGCGTCGTAAATGCAGCTCCGTTCAGTTTCTTTAATGTCGTTAGCTCCGATCCACCCTTGTTGTCCATTTCCATTAACCGCAAGGATGGAGTCATGAAAGATACCGCCCGTAATGCGATTACAGGGCAAGAGCTAGTAGTACATATCTGTGACGAATCGATCGTTAACGAGATGAACGAGACCGCAGCACTGCTTGAACCGCATGAGAGCGAGTTGGAGCGGACCAACCTGACGACGGTATCAAGTTCAGTTGTGACGGTGCCCGGAATACAGGAAGCACTGATTCGCATGGAATGCCGTCTATATCAGCACATACCGATTTCTAATGACGAAGGCAAACCGGTAACAGATCTGCTTCTCGTTCGCATCGTACAATATCACTTTAATGAAAAAGTGTATGACCCTGCTCATCATTACATATTGATGGATCACCTTAAACCCGTAAGCCGTCTTGCCGGCAATGATTACGCTAAACTTGGCGAGCGATTTACGGTAGTTCGGCCTGTATAA
- a CDS encoding MMPL family transporter, translating into MGYRSLAYFIGRYPRFIMISWVFIIGISAAWAWKLPDVVQDHGLKRIHGDAHHIELILKENFGIPDDPIIVVYEKKTGSSPAEFRNWVGRHLQEVRTLPDLSTIISPLEAEGSTMMRDDTAYALLDFKVPAYRMNAPIEQLRSLDTTDDHGNIRLTGKPVVQQDVNRLSFRDLERAEMVGLPIALLILCFAFRGLYAALAAVIMGVIGVVTAIGLTSLIGHYVELSNFVINVIPMVGMALSIDFALIILSRYRDEMQVCKHDHGQSSDEIIQRTLRTAGRAVLFSAACVLLGLLSLVWIRLPMFLSVSLGAMTVLIISVLINVTLLPAILTLYAQRIFKRKKQNSISTPPRKPSIWLQWFGTVMKQPVRMTLLGTGILLFCVLPVQQLEMAIPDATSLPATIESRQAAEDVQKVFAQKDIASVDILIGGTGERITASHWNTALRKVRELQRDENVLQIESVWGVDQKYRPGQDRTRLTESASSELILHESLLSMYVSEDAIRMVATIRGAPGSEQAADWLNKMNDRDAQLRVQGIPIRYGGEAASQVEIMQEILRQLPKVMLFVIVSNYIVLLAAFRSLLIPIKAILMNMLSLTASFGVLVLVFNQGHLGMEPSAIAIMIPVFIAGLVFGISMDYGVFMISRIQEIYRLTGDSDLAVMQGLASTGRLVTSAAAILLAVTIPFAFGDVEGVKQLGVGITAAVLIDVTVIRLLLVPALMKLMGKWNWWLPGQKT; encoded by the coding sequence ATGGGTTATCGCAGCCTTGCTTACTTTATTGGCCGATATCCACGGTTCATCATGATCAGCTGGGTTTTTATTATCGGGATATCAGCCGCATGGGCATGGAAACTGCCTGATGTTGTTCAGGATCATGGGTTGAAACGGATTCATGGAGATGCCCATCATATTGAGCTTATTCTCAAGGAAAACTTCGGAATACCGGATGATCCGATCATTGTCGTTTATGAAAAAAAGACAGGCTCCTCTCCGGCGGAATTTCGGAATTGGGTCGGCAGACATCTGCAGGAGGTACGCACGCTTCCTGACCTTTCAACGATCATCTCTCCGCTTGAGGCTGAAGGAAGCACAATGATGCGAGATGATACGGCTTATGCGCTCCTGGATTTTAAGGTTCCGGCGTACCGGATGAATGCTCCCATTGAGCAGCTTCGTTCCCTGGATACGACAGATGATCACGGAAACATTCGTTTAACCGGCAAGCCTGTGGTTCAGCAGGATGTGAATCGATTGAGCTTTCGGGATCTGGAGCGGGCAGAAATGGTTGGCTTACCGATTGCGCTGCTCATTCTATGTTTTGCATTCCGAGGTTTGTATGCGGCACTTGCTGCTGTAATTATGGGTGTCATCGGTGTGGTCACCGCTATTGGTTTAACCTCGCTTATAGGACATTACGTGGAACTGTCAAATTTCGTTATTAATGTCATACCGATGGTGGGGATGGCTCTAAGCATCGATTTTGCGCTGATCATTCTAAGCAGATACAGGGATGAAATGCAGGTATGCAAGCATGATCATGGGCAGAGCTCGGATGAGATTATCCAGAGGACGCTGCGGACAGCCGGGAGGGCTGTTTTGTTTTCTGCAGCTTGCGTGCTGCTTGGCCTGTTATCGCTGGTCTGGATCAGACTACCCATGTTTCTAAGTGTCTCGCTCGGTGCGATGACGGTCCTGATAATCTCCGTGTTGATCAATGTGACCTTGCTGCCAGCGATCCTTACGCTCTATGCCCAGCGGATCTTTAAACGTAAAAAGCAAAACTCCATCAGTACACCGCCGCGTAAGCCTTCCATATGGCTTCAGTGGTTCGGCACAGTCATGAAACAACCGGTACGGATGACCTTACTAGGTACAGGCATTCTGCTATTCTGCGTGCTTCCGGTTCAGCAGTTGGAGATGGCCATTCCGGATGCAACCTCACTTCCAGCAACAATCGAATCCCGGCAAGCAGCAGAGGACGTGCAGAAGGTTTTCGCACAGAAGGACATCGCTTCCGTCGACATCCTCATTGGAGGAACGGGAGAGAGGATAACCGCTTCACACTGGAATACGGCACTTCGCAAGGTACGAGAACTCCAGAGGGACGAAAATGTTCTTCAGATTGAATCTGTCTGGGGAGTGGATCAGAAGTACAGGCCAGGCCAGGACAGAACACGGCTAACTGAAAGCGCGAGCAGCGAGTTGATTTTGCACGAGTCGCTTCTCTCTATGTACGTTTCGGAGGACGCCATTCGTATGGTGGCTACCATCAGGGGAGCACCGGGATCGGAACAAGCTGCTGACTGGCTGAACAAGATGAATGATCGGGACGCGCAACTACGCGTTCAGGGAATACCCATCCGTTATGGCGGAGAAGCCGCTTCACAGGTTGAGATTATGCAGGAAATTCTGAGACAACTGCCCAAGGTGATGCTTTTCGTAATCGTATCGAATTACATTGTACTGCTCGCGGCATTTCGTTCACTGCTGATTCCAATCAAAGCAATTCTAATGAATATGCTCAGCCTGACAGCTTCGTTTGGAGTATTGGTGCTGGTTTTCAATCAAGGTCATCTGGGGATGGAGCCTTCGGCGATTGCCATCATGATTCCGGTATTTATCGCGGGTCTTGTCTTCGGCATTTCAATGGACTATGGCGTATTTATGATTAGCCGGATACAGGAGATCTATCGCCTGACAGGAGACAGTGACCTGGCCGTTATGCAAGGACTTGCATCAACTGGTCGACTGGTTACATCGGCGGCTGCCATTCTGCTTGCAGTGACGATACCATTTGCGTTTGGAGATGTGGAAGGAGTGAAGCAGCTTGGCGTTGGCATTACTGCTGCAGTGCTCATTGATGTCACAGTCATTCGTTTGCTGCTCGTGCCCGCATTAATGAAGCTGATGGGGAAATGGAACTGGTGGCTGCCAGGTCAAAAAACATAA
- a CDS encoding GTP pyrophosphokinase, which yields MNAPHPIDQFKKFKYEITRFMMIYKFALDQMETKIEVLKEEFQSLHDYSPIEHTKSRLKSPESIMNKMFRKNHELTFESIKKNIKDIAGVRITCSFISDIYRIKDMLCSQSDLRVLEVKDYIQNPKPNGYQSLHLLVDVPVYMSNGEERACVEIQIRTIAMDFWASLEHKIFYKYNKDVPERLTKELKCAADSANALDQQMERLHREIQEIKDAENERDEEELRRIIINNQQFTLPSNLLRLLGDGEH from the coding sequence ATGAACGCGCCACATCCGATTGACCAATTCAAGAAATTCAAATACGAAATTACCAGATTCATGATGATTTATAAATTTGCTCTGGATCAGATGGAAACCAAAATAGAGGTCCTAAAGGAAGAGTTTCAGTCCTTGCATGATTACAGCCCGATTGAGCATACGAAATCCAGGTTGAAGTCTCCTGAAAGTATCATGAATAAGATGTTTCGCAAAAATCACGAGCTGACCTTCGAAAGTATCAAGAAAAATATCAAGGACATTGCAGGCGTCCGCATCACATGTTCCTTTATTTCGGACATCTATCGGATCAAGGATATGTTGTGCAGCCAGAGTGATCTGCGTGTGCTTGAAGTGAAGGACTACATCCAGAATCCGAAACCGAACGGATATCAGAGCCTGCACCTGCTGGTGGACGTACCTGTCTATATGTCCAATGGTGAAGAGAGAGCCTGTGTTGAGATTCAGATCCGTACCATTGCCATGGATTTCTGGGCGAGTCTTGAACACAAGATCTTCTATAAATACAATAAGGACGTTCCTGAACGTTTGACCAAAGAATTGAAATGCGCTGCAGATTCAGCCAATGCCCTCGATCAACAGATGGAGAGACTTCACCGGGAGATTCAAGAGATCAAGGATGCAGAGAATGAACGGGATGAGGAAGAGCTGCGCCGCATCATCATTAACAATCAGCAGTTTACATTGCCATCCAATCTGCTGCGGCTGCTCGGAGACGGTGAACACTAA
- a CDS encoding Na(+)/H(+) antiporter subunit C, which translates to MEILMCVAVGILFAVAVFLILSRSLLRIVLGMSILTHGVHMLLITMSRLKTGAPPLLGENAESYVDPLPQALILTSIVINFGLTAFFFVLSYRSYLKLRTDDMEEVRGRPYE; encoded by the coding sequence TGGAAATATTGATGTGCGTTGCCGTTGGCATACTGTTTGCCGTCGCCGTCTTTTTAATCTTGTCACGGAGCCTGCTCCGGATCGTATTAGGCATGTCCATCCTTACTCATGGCGTGCATATGCTGCTGATCACAATGTCACGTCTCAAAACAGGTGCTCCTCCCTTGCTGGGAGAAAATGCAGAAAGCTATGTCGATCCGCTGCCTCAAGCGCTTATTTTGACTTCCATTGTCATCAATTTCGGGCTAACTGCTTTCTTCTTTGTTCTGTCCTATCGTTCTTACTTAAAACTTAGAACCGATGACATGGAAGAAGTAAGGGGGCGTCCATATGAATAA
- a CDS encoding dienelactone hydrolase family protein — MAAIESYLQKQTTERGRSAYQAGQPLEQWSEQLRTGIRERLGGFPAVDAELNAVVLERVACEGYVRERVEITTYTGLRMPIYVLIPNELRSTTTPVPAMIACHGHGYGSREISGMEPDGSPRAAAPGLHKDFAVSLVQRGYMVAAPELLGFGDRRLDEDKDEPPGISSCTKIAAHLLMVGQTLAGHRVYETKRVLDYLSTRPEVDAQRIGIMGISGGGLVAAFTAALDTRFRATVISGYASTFQGSILDRNHCLDNYVPSILREAELPDIIGLIVPRPLFIEAGREDRVFPQAAAREAFARLEEIYSQEGALDALGADFFAGGHEISGAKAYDWLDTFL, encoded by the coding sequence ATGGCTGCGATTGAATCTTATCTGCAAAAACAAACGACCGAGCGCGGACGTTCCGCATATCAGGCAGGACAGCCTCTGGAACAATGGAGCGAACAGCTGCGAACGGGAATACGTGAACGGCTGGGTGGTTTCCCGGCTGTCGATGCAGAACTGAATGCTGTCGTGCTGGAGCGTGTCGCCTGCGAGGGCTACGTGCGGGAACGCGTAGAAATTACAACCTATACAGGTTTGCGAATGCCAATATACGTATTGATTCCAAATGAGTTAAGGAGTACAACTACACCTGTACCCGCCATGATTGCCTGTCATGGTCATGGTTATGGGAGCCGGGAAATAAGCGGCATGGAGCCTGACGGCTCGCCGCGAGCGGCAGCACCAGGGCTGCATAAGGATTTTGCCGTATCCCTGGTGCAGCGCGGGTATATGGTTGCGGCTCCCGAATTGCTCGGATTCGGTGATCGAAGACTGGATGAGGATAAGGATGAACCGCCAGGGATCAGTTCCTGCACGAAGATTGCAGCTCATCTGCTCATGGTAGGACAGACACTGGCCGGACATCGTGTTTACGAGACGAAGCGGGTCCTGGATTATTTGTCTACCCGTCCTGAAGTCGATGCACAGAGAATTGGGATCATGGGCATATCGGGTGGAGGGCTGGTTGCTGCCTTTACTGCCGCGCTGGATACAAGATTCCGGGCAACTGTAATCAGCGGATATGCGAGTACCTTTCAAGGAAGTATTTTGGACCGGAACCATTGTCTCGACAATTACGTTCCAAGCATCCTGCGGGAAGCGGAGCTTCCGGATATTATCGGTCTGATTGTGCCAAGACCGTTATTCATAGAGGCAGGAAGGGAAGATCGGGTGTTTCCACAGGCCGCGGCAAGAGAAGCGTTCGCAAGGCTCGAGGAGATTTACTCACAAGAGGGTGCACTGGATGCTCTGGGTGCGGATTTCTTTGCAGGTGGACATGAGATTAGCGGCGCTAAAGCCTATGATTGGCTGGATACGTTTTTGTGA
- a CDS encoding Na+/H+ antiporter subunit E: MAFQIILNLIIAFVWMFLNNSWNGVGFLIGYLLGLLLIGSMRRFFPQRFYIVRVWAILKLLFLLFKELIRASIEVIRQIIKPRLEIRPGIFTYRTQLSSDWEVTFLCLLISLTPGSLPLEISGNQRKLFIHALDIKDEQKMRDDIKNTFEKAIMEVTR; encoded by the coding sequence ATGGCCTTTCAGATCATACTGAATCTTATTATTGCCTTTGTATGGATGTTTCTGAATAATAGCTGGAACGGCGTTGGTTTTCTTATTGGTTACCTGCTGGGCCTGCTGCTGATCGGCAGTATGCGGCGGTTCTTCCCCCAGCGCTTCTATATCGTACGAGTCTGGGCCATCCTTAAGCTGCTCTTCCTGCTGTTCAAGGAGTTAATACGAGCCAGTATCGAGGTCATTCGTCAGATCATCAAGCCAAGGCTTGAAATTCGGCCCGGCATTTTCACCTATCGGACTCAATTGTCCTCCGATTGGGAGGTTACCTTTTTATGCCTGCTCATCTCATTAACACCAGGGTCATTACCACTTGAGATATCGGGCAATCAACGGAAGCTTTTCATCCATGCGTTGGATATCAAGGATGAACAGAAAATGAGGGATGATATCAAAAATACGTTTGAAAAAGCCATTATGGAGGTGACGCGATAA
- a CDS encoding Na+/H+ antiporter subunit D: MNNLVVLPLLLPLITGVIAILFFRNIRIQRIVSVIGTLLTAAASTVLITQVADSGVQTLNMGGWAPPYGIVLVADMVSALLVVAASIIALACLLYAFRSINQEREEHHFYVFFHFLIAGVNGSFLTGDIFNLFVCFELMLISSYALIVLGGTERQLRETIKYVLINIVSSALFVASIGFLYSITGTLNMADLSNRIAEVGQSGVITLIAVLFLIVFSIKAGLFLFFWLSGSYAAPPAVVTALFAGLLTKVGLYAIVRTFTLIFYHDPDFFNALIGWMAGATMILGVIGAISYRDVNKILVYNVVAGVGFVAFGMAAASRQALEGLLFYMLHDMLIKTLLFLLGGALIAVAGTSKLENMGGLLQRYPLLGWMFFISALALAGIPPFSGFPGKLLLFEGGLQAGLYGLTGIAVLSSLLMLYSVLRIFIQAFWGEPPAGIVRRPYAVNGLLIPAGILFIFIIVMGLGAEGMFQLTSRAGDILLHPNIYIDAVLKE, translated from the coding sequence ATGAATAATCTAGTCGTGCTGCCTTTGCTGCTGCCGCTGATTACAGGCGTTATTGCCATTCTGTTTTTTCGAAACATCCGCATTCAGCGCATAGTCAGCGTCATCGGAACTTTATTGACTGCTGCTGCATCAACCGTATTAATTACACAGGTGGCGGATTCAGGCGTTCAGACCCTCAATATGGGGGGCTGGGCACCGCCATACGGCATCGTTCTGGTAGCGGATATGGTATCTGCCCTGCTCGTTGTGGCTGCTTCCATCATTGCTCTGGCGTGTCTGCTGTATGCTTTTCGAAGCATAAACCAAGAGCGGGAAGAGCATCATTTTTACGTCTTCTTTCACTTTTTAATCGCAGGGGTGAACGGTTCTTTCCTGACAGGCGACATATTCAACCTCTTTGTCTGTTTTGAACTGATGCTGATCTCGTCCTATGCGCTAATCGTACTGGGAGGAACGGAGAGACAGCTTCGCGAAACGATCAAGTATGTGCTGATCAACATTGTTTCTTCCGCATTATTTGTCGCCTCCATTGGCTTCCTCTATTCGATTACAGGCACGCTGAATATGGCGGACTTGTCCAATCGGATTGCCGAGGTGGGACAGAGTGGTGTAATTACGCTGATTGCAGTCCTGTTTCTCATTGTATTCAGCATCAAGGCCGGCCTGTTCCTCTTCTTCTGGCTGTCAGGCTCCTATGCAGCTCCCCCTGCAGTGGTAACGGCTTTGTTCGCGGGATTGCTGACCAAAGTAGGACTGTATGCAATTGTGCGCACATTCACGCTCATCTTTTATCATGATCCGGATTTCTTCAATGCATTAATCGGCTGGATGGCTGGCGCAACCATGATTCTGGGTGTTATTGGCGCTATCTCGTATCGTGACGTGAACAAAATTCTGGTCTACAACGTGGTTGCAGGTGTCGGGTTTGTCGCCTTCGGCATGGCCGCAGCAAGTCGCCAGGCTCTGGAAGGCCTGCTCTTCTATATGCTGCATGATATGTTGATCAAGACGCTGCTCTTCCTGCTGGGAGGTGCCCTGATTGCCGTTGCGGGGACATCCAAACTTGAAAACATGGGCGGATTGCTCCAGCGCTATCCGCTGCTGGGTTGGATGTTCTTCATCAGTGCACTAGCACTGGCAGGCATACCGCCATTCAGTGGATTTCCGGGTAAGCTGCTGCTCTTCGAAGGTGGATTGCAGGCGGGGCTATACGGTCTTACGGGGATTGCGGTGCTCTCCAGTCTGCTGATGCTCTACTCGGTTCTGCGTATTTTCATTCAGGCCTTCTGGGGGGAACCGCCAGCAGGCATCGTTAGACGCCCTTACGCGGTCAACGGACTCTTGATACCTGCCGGCATTCTGTTCATATTTATCATCGTCATGGGCTTGGGTGCTGAAGGAATGTTTCAGCTAACCTCCCGCGCAGGCGACATTCTACTGCATCCCAATATTTATATTGATGCTGTATTGAAGGAGTAG
- a CDS encoding multidrug effflux MFS transporter has protein sequence MKSTSASLNNQSSSRVRMALILGTLSAFGPLSLDMYLPALPTLAEDFNSSPSYAQLSLTACMVGLAAGQLLAGPLSDVRGRRTPLIAGLVLYTIASILCLVSPTMGSFVVLRFIQGAAGAAGIVISRAVVRDVYSGPELTRFFSLLMLINGVAPIAAPIIGGQLLVYTSWRGVFILLSLIGILTLLAVIFGLGETLPSERRSRGGLKQTLVTFRHIAADRLFMGYALTQGFVAAGMFAYISGSPFVLQKIYGVSPQMFSLCFAINGLGIILASQIAGRLAGKVSETRLLIAGLVAAAVGGTSLLVAILSGGNLISILIPLFLVVSSVGLVNTASFALAMANQEKSAGSASALIGVMTFLFGGIVAPLVGLGGEGTAVPMGIVIACADLGALLLYLVMVGKRGHRKQTR, from the coding sequence ATGAAAAGTACATCAGCCTCCTTAAATAATCAATCATCATCACGTGTGCGTATGGCCTTAATCTTGGGGACGCTGTCGGCCTTCGGTCCGTTGTCCCTGGATATGTATCTGCCCGCACTGCCTACACTGGCGGAGGATTTTAATTCCTCTCCTTCGTATGCACAGCTTAGCTTAACAGCCTGTATGGTCGGGCTTGCTGCGGGACAACTGCTGGCTGGGCCCCTTAGTGATGTACGAGGACGCCGTACGCCGCTTATTGCAGGACTTGTGCTCTATACCATCGCTTCCATACTATGTCTGGTAAGTCCGACGATGGGTTCTTTTGTTGTGCTGCGTTTTATTCAGGGAGCAGCCGGTGCAGCCGGCATCGTTATTTCTCGGGCGGTGGTGAGGGATGTGTATTCCGGGCCGGAGTTAACCCGGTTCTTCTCCCTGCTGATGCTTATTAACGGGGTAGCGCCTATCGCAGCACCGATTATCGGTGGACAATTGCTCGTTTATACTTCATGGCGTGGTGTCTTTATCTTGCTGAGTCTTATTGGGATACTTACGTTACTGGCCGTTATTTTTGGGCTTGGGGAGACACTGCCGTCCGAACGAAGATCCCGCGGAGGGTTGAAGCAGACCTTGGTCACATTCCGGCACATCGCAGCGGATCGTCTGTTCATGGGTTACGCATTGACTCAAGGATTTGTAGCAGCGGGGATGTTCGCGTACATATCGGGTTCGCCGTTCGTGCTGCAAAAGATTTACGGCGTCTCTCCGCAAATGTTCAGTCTCTGCTTCGCCATTAATGGTTTGGGAATTATTCTGGCAAGCCAGATTGCGGGGAGATTGGCGGGCAAAGTGTCCGAAACGCGTTTGCTCATAGCCGGTCTCGTTGCGGCTGCTGTGGGAGGCACATCGCTGCTCGTTGCCATTCTATCGGGAGGAAATCTGATCTCCATATTGATTCCTTTATTTCTTGTCGTTTCCAGTGTTGGTCTCGTCAACACCGCTTCCTTCGCGCTGGCCATGGCCAATCAGGAGAAGTCAGCAGGAAGTGCCTCTGCACTTATAGGTGTCATGACGTTCTTGTTTGGCGGAATCGTAGCTCCGCTTGTTGGTTTGGGAGGAGAAGGAACGGCTGTACCGATGGGGATCGTTATCGCCTGTGCAGACCTTGGAGCATTACTGCTCTATCTGGTTATGGTAGGTAAGCGAGGGCATCGCAAGCAGACCCGTTAA
- the mnhG gene encoding monovalent cation/H(+) antiporter subunit G: MKEIVNGTAEIAIGLIVLCGALLSALSAFGLIRLPDVYLRAHAATKSTTLGVFCVLIGTFFFFWYFDNYISARVLLGIVFVFITAPVAGHLNARAAYRTDVPLWEQSVQDELEPLLKGKKVNHEAKDMME; encoded by the coding sequence ATGAAGGAGATCGTTAATGGAACCGCTGAAATAGCTATCGGTCTGATCGTTCTGTGCGGAGCTTTACTAAGTGCACTCAGCGCCTTTGGACTCATACGACTACCAGACGTTTACCTGCGCGCACATGCCGCAACGAAAAGTACTACACTCGGTGTGTTTTGCGTACTTATCGGAACATTTTTCTTTTTCTGGTACTTCGACAACTACATTAGTGCACGCGTACTTCTTGGCATTGTGTTTGTCTTTATTACCGCTCCGGTTGCCGGGCACCTGAATGCCCGTGCAGCATATCGGACAGACGTTCCACTGTGGGAACAGAGCGTACAGGACGAACTTGAACCGCTGCTCAAAGGTAAAAAAGTCAACCATGAGGCCAAGGATATGATGGAATGA
- a CDS encoding iron-hydroxamate ABC transporter substrate-binding protein produces the protein MLKSNRKGIMLLITIMVMSLWLAACGTKSADNGTAAGETNTSSETETQTEAPTERTVKDAQGHDVTIPANPQRVIASYLEDHLVTLGVKPAAQWSARDGSSVQDYLQENLNGIPTIASELPFEAVASFSPDLIIMGSESTVEGEKYEQYNKIAPTYVLGDDVNKDWRQALLKIGELLNKSDEAQKALDDYDAKAKEIKEKVAAATGGTKTAAALWLFNNKFYVVSNNVSSGEVMYNELGLQQPEVVKEISAKATGNWSEVSLERIADMNADYLFLVNSDKGTGAEALKDAVWQSIPAVKNGEVYEFESTSSWLYSGVQANTQILEDIQKSIVK, from the coding sequence GTGTTGAAGAGTAATCGAAAAGGGATCATGCTGCTAATTACGATTATGGTCATGTCATTGTGGCTGGCTGCATGCGGAACGAAGTCCGCAGATAATGGAACTGCAGCAGGAGAGACGAATACATCATCGGAGACTGAGACACAGACAGAAGCTCCAACAGAACGAACAGTAAAAGATGCACAGGGTCATGATGTGACTATTCCAGCTAATCCGCAGCGTGTCATTGCTTCCTATCTGGAAGATCATCTGGTAACACTCGGCGTTAAGCCGGCTGCTCAGTGGTCAGCCCGTGATGGCAGCAGTGTGCAGGATTATCTTCAAGAAAATCTGAATGGCATTCCTACAATTGCAAGCGAACTTCCTTTTGAAGCTGTTGCCAGCTTCTCGCCGGACCTGATCATTATGGGTTCTGAAAGTACAGTAGAAGGGGAGAAGTATGAACAATACAATAAAATTGCCCCGACTTATGTACTTGGTGATGATGTGAACAAGGATTGGCGTCAGGCTCTCCTGAAAATAGGCGAGCTATTGAACAAATCCGATGAAGCTCAAAAAGCGCTTGACGATTACGATGCAAAAGCAAAAGAAATTAAAGAAAAAGTTGCTGCGGCAACAGGTGGTACGAAAACTGCAGCAGCATTGTGGCTGTTCAATAACAAGTTTTATGTTGTTAGTAACAATGTCTCCAGTGGTGAAGTCATGTACAATGAACTCGGACTGCAACAGCCTGAAGTCGTGAAGGAAATATCGGCAAAGGCAACAGGTAACTGGTCCGAGGTTTCCTTGGAAAGAATCGCTGATATGAATGCTGACTATCTATTCCTGGTTAACAGTGATAAGGGAACAGGGGCAGAAGCGTTGAAAGATGCAGTGTGGCAAAGTATTCCTGCTGTGAAAAACGGAGAAGTATACGAGTTTGAGAGCACTAGCAGCTGGTTGTATAGCGGAGTGCAAGCAAACACTCAAATCCTGGAAGATATTCAGAAAAGTATTGTTAAATAA
- a CDS encoding Na(+)/H(+) antiporter subunit F1, translating to MLSSMLFISLLVLSLAILGCLYRVLRGPSMADRITALDTIGINVIAIVAVLSMMLHTQAYLDIILLIGILAFLSTVAFARYIERGAVFKNEGDR from the coding sequence ATGTTATCCTCAATGCTGTTTATCTCCCTGCTTGTACTGTCCCTGGCGATCCTGGGGTGCCTATACCGGGTGCTGCGCGGACCCTCGATGGCTGACCGGATTACCGCTCTGGATACCATCGGTATTAACGTGATTGCCATTGTGGCTGTTCTGTCCATGATGCTTCATACGCAGGCCTATTTGGATATCATCCTGCTGATTGGTATTCTTGCTTTTCTCAGTACGGTCGCATTCGCACGTTATATTGAACGGGGGGCGGTATTCAAAAATGAAGGAGATCGTTAA